In Jejubacter calystegiae, the following are encoded in one genomic region:
- a CDS encoding PilZ domain-containing protein — translation MQRRSFYRVNVPHSTAGFCALIVHNGKRINLAIQNISVGGVCLYGRDPLIAALQRHQTVRQVSFSLGDYLRFETDIFIIDKTVRLEQGKGEVTNLHIRFENLPPRQEVALQRSIYQLEMSVRYPGVAEKPRVVILKR, via the coding sequence ATGCAGAGACGTTCTTTTTACCGCGTTAATGTTCCACACAGTACCGCGGGCTTTTGCGCGCTGATCGTTCATAACGGCAAAAGAATTAACCTTGCCATACAGAATATTTCCGTTGGTGGAGTCTGCCTGTATGGCCGCGATCCGTTAATTGCCGCCCTGCAACGGCACCAGACAGTCAGGCAGGTGAGCTTCTCACTGGGAGACTACCTGCGATTCGAGACGGATATCTTTATCATCGATAAGACCGTCCGTCTGGAGCAGGGGAAAGGTGAGGTGACAAATTTGCATATCCGTTTCGAAAATTTACCGCCCCGACAAGAGGTGGCACTCCAGCGTAGCATATACCAGCTTGAGATGAGTGTTCGCTATCCGGGAGTGGCGGAGAAACCCAGAGTCGTTATTCTGAAGAGGTAA
- a CDS encoding sensor domain-containing diguanylate cyclase yields the protein MIDVVEEKIISASSKFGGDDIFNNAFYHDSHSVLAHMMFIMSKSPEINAVILADTRGHYLRVPEKGSIVKKTPQQIQQRPWFIDEANSQHRVQFTEPYKDLITQVSTVTLSTPVINSHGFFNGVLAFDINLAQLNKNIERLLPPVEGNVVLLSDTGKVIADDIVDETPERHDFQTILSELKKSGGLYYDEHQDRWFFSYRFDGPKWLLVYSVENRALNELVWSESQKVIYGFVISLLILLFFGFYLKSHWDKTLINIIGHIKTGAPDGWGNLESLLSQEINNTREREAALTAESAHDALTGALNRRSFDKDLQQHIAENRMFSLALLDIDNFKTINDSFGHLVGDVVLRGMVAECKAILAQEKGTIYRYGGEEFAIIFSEIPEQQAWQLLEQCRLGVRSREWREDISAVTFSAGLGRWNGEEAQALIAQVDARLYQAKHAGKDQTVAGNAA from the coding sequence ATGATTGATGTAGTGGAAGAGAAAATCATCTCGGCCAGTAGTAAATTCGGCGGTGATGATATCTTTAACAACGCTTTTTACCACGACAGTCACAGCGTACTGGCGCACATGATGTTTATCATGTCAAAGTCACCGGAGATTAACGCGGTTATCCTGGCGGATACTCGCGGCCACTATCTCCGGGTGCCGGAAAAAGGGAGTATCGTAAAGAAGACGCCCCAGCAGATTCAGCAACGTCCGTGGTTTATTGATGAGGCTAACTCGCAGCATCGGGTACAGTTTACTGAGCCCTATAAGGATCTTATTACCCAGGTCAGCACCGTAACTCTTTCCACGCCGGTGATTAACAGCCACGGTTTTTTCAATGGAGTACTGGCGTTTGATATCAACCTTGCCCAGCTCAATAAAAATATTGAACGCCTGCTTCCTCCGGTGGAAGGCAATGTGGTACTGCTTTCCGATACGGGAAAAGTGATTGCCGATGATATTGTGGATGAAACGCCAGAGCGCCATGATTTCCAGACTATCCTGTCGGAGCTGAAAAAAAGCGGAGGGCTCTATTATGACGAGCATCAGGACCGCTGGTTCTTTTCGTATCGTTTTGATGGCCCCAAATGGCTGCTGGTCTACTCCGTGGAGAATCGGGCTCTGAATGAACTGGTCTGGAGCGAGTCCCAGAAGGTCATTTATGGCTTCGTCATCTCACTGCTGATTCTTCTGTTCTTTGGTTTTTACCTAAAGAGCCACTGGGATAAGACGCTGATCAACATCATCGGCCACATTAAAACCGGCGCGCCGGATGGCTGGGGTAACCTTGAATCTCTGCTTTCTCAGGAGATTAACAATACCCGGGAGCGTGAAGCAGCGTTGACGGCGGAATCTGCGCATGATGCCCTGACCGGTGCGCTTAATCGCCGGTCTTTTGATAAAGACCTTCAGCAGCATATTGCGGAGAATCGGATGTTCTCGCTGGCACTGCTGGATATCGATAATTTCAAAACCATCAACGACAGCTTCGGACATCTGGTCGGGGATGTGGTACTGCGCGGAATGGTGGCGGAATGTAAGGCGATTCTGGCGCAGGAGAAGGGCACAATCTACCGCTATGGCGGAGAGGAGTTTGCCATCATTTTCAGCGAAATACCGGAACAGCAGGCCTGGCAACTGCTTGAACAGTGCAGGCTTGGCGTCAGGAGTCGGGAATGGCGTGAAGATATTAGTGCGGTCACCTTTAGTGCCGGGCTGGGTCGCTGGAACGGCGAGGAAGCACAGGCGCTGATAGCGCAGGTTGATGCGCGTCTGTATCAGGCCAAGCATGCCGGTAAAGACCAGACTGTTGCTGGCAATGCCGCGTAG
- a CDS encoding glycosyltransferase family 9 protein: MTDNLLTSPGSLLSDGQTLVASYDIEQGQRYGCLSRLARPEIHNAALRPFHLDIGKHDQVTVINGMGVALGDSVIGIEILNTLRRRYPELMIRVLRPACASDSVEALYRMAHEVGIISELARLPARLPDRGIVIDMGNQLFRRDFATQEMHDFFYNHMGLTAANIPIEDKQNRWLRKLSLPDFPGDGQRYVLLSPGSSTPLRAIPRRHYPEIVERLHQRFKLPVLGFTRIAHPAYRCIARECDSTPKFIAAIAGADYLYSADSSALHIAAGFQVPTRALFSAIPPALRTRYYPACDAVWLGDDSTRQLHQSNDAILLQQVAARFDRFFQDNEL; the protein is encoded by the coding sequence ATGACCGATAACCTGTTGACAAGCCCCGGCAGCCTGCTTAGTGACGGCCAGACCCTGGTCGCCAGTTACGATATCGAACAGGGCCAGCGCTACGGTTGCCTGAGCCGTCTGGCTCGTCCGGAAATTCATAACGCCGCCCTGCGCCCTTTTCACCTCGATATCGGAAAACACGACCAGGTGACCGTGATTAACGGTATGGGCGTGGCGCTGGGGGATTCCGTTATTGGCATTGAGATTCTCAACACCCTGAGACGGCGTTATCCGGAACTGATGATTCGGGTGCTGCGCCCCGCCTGTGCCAGCGATAGCGTTGAAGCCCTGTATCGCATGGCGCATGAAGTCGGCATTATCAGCGAACTGGCCCGGCTGCCCGCCAGGCTACCCGACAGAGGGATTGTCATCGATATGGGCAACCAGCTGTTTCGCCGCGATTTCGCCACCCAGGAAATGCATGACTTCTTCTACAACCATATGGGGCTGACGGCGGCGAATATTCCCATTGAGGATAAACAGAACCGCTGGCTGCGCAAGCTGTCGCTCCCGGATTTTCCGGGCGACGGGCAACGCTATGTACTGCTCAGCCCCGGCTCCAGCACGCCGCTGCGCGCCATTCCCCGGCGCCATTACCCTGAGATTGTCGAGCGGCTCCACCAGCGCTTTAAACTGCCGGTGTTGGGCTTCACCCGTATTGCTCACCCTGCTTATCGCTGCATCGCCAGAGAGTGCGACAGCACCCCTAAATTTATCGCTGCCATTGCTGGCGCCGACTATCTCTACAGCGCAGACTCTTCCGCCCTGCATATTGCCGCGGGCTTTCAGGTGCCGACCCGCGCGCTGTTCAGCGCCATCCCTCCGGCGTTGCGTACCCGATATTACCCAGCCTGTGATGCCGTCTGGCTCGGGGATGACAGCACCCGCCAGTTACACCAGAGTAACGATGCCATACTGCTACAGCAGGTCGCCGCCAGATTCGATCGCTTCTTTCAGGATAACGAACTGTAG
- the rpoB gene encoding DNA-directed RNA polymerase subunit beta — protein sequence MVYSYTEKKRIRKDFGKRPQVLDVPYLLSIQLDSFQKFIEQDPEGQNGLEAAFRSVFPIQSYSGNSELQYVSYRLGEPVFDVKECQIRGVTFSAPLRVKLRLVIYEREAPEGTVKDIKEQEVYMGEIPLMTDNGTFVINGTERVIVSQLHRSPGVFFDSDKGKTHSSGKVLYNARIIPYRGSWLDFEFDPKDNLFVRIDRRRKLPASIILRALNYTSEQILDLFFEKVVYEIRDNKLQMELVPERLRGETASFDIESDGKVYVEKGRRITARHIRQLEKDDVKHIEVPVEYIAGKVAAKDYVDESTGELICTANMELSLDLLAKLSQAGHKRIETLFTNDLDHGPYISETLRVDPTSDRLSALVEIYRMMRPGEPPTREAAESLFENLFFSEDRYDLSAVGRMKFNRSLLRDEVEGSGILSKDDIIDVMRKLIDIRNGKGEVDDIDHLGNRRIRSVGEMAENQFRVGLVRVERAVKERLSLGDLDTLMPQDMINAKPISAAVKEFFGSSQLSQFMDQNNPLSEITHKRRISALGPGGLTRERAGFEVRDVHPTHYGRVCPIETPEGPNIGLINSLSVYAQTNEYGFLETPYRRVIDGKVSDEIHYLSAIEEGNFVIAQANAPLDDDGAFVDDLVTCRNKGESSLFSNDQVDYMDVSTQQVVSVGASLIPFLEHDDANRALMGANMQRQAVPTLRADKPLVGTGMERAVAVDSGVTAVAKRGGVVQYVDASRIVIKVNEDEMYPGEAGIDIYNLTKYTRSNQNTCINQMPCVSLGEPVERGDVLADGPSTDLGELALGQNMRVAFMPWNGYNFEDSILVSERVVQEDRFTTIHIQELACVSRDTKLGPEEITADIPNVGEAALSKLDESGIVYIGAEVTGGDILVGKVTPKGETQLTPEEKLLRAIFGEKASDVKDSSLRVPNGVSGTVIDVQVFTRDGVEKDKRALEIEEMQLKQAKKDLSEELQILEAGLFSRIYAVLVAGGVEAEKLDKLPRDRWLELGLTDEDKQNQLEQLAEQYDELKHEFEKKLEAKRRKITQGDDLAPGVLKIVKVYLAVKRQIQPGDKMAGRHGNKGVISKINPIEDMPYDENGTPVDIVLNPLGVPSRMNIGQILETHLGMAAKGIGDKINAMLKQQQEVAKLREFIQRAYDLGMDVRQRVDLNTFSDDEVLRLAENLRKGMPIATPVFDGAKEAEIKELLKLGDLPTSGQITLYDGRTGEQFERSVTVGYMYMLKLNHLVDDKMHARSTGSYSLVTQQPLGGKAQFGGQRFGEMEVWALEAYGAAYTLQEMLTVKSDDVNGRTKMYKNIVDGNHQMEPGMPESFNVLLKEIRSLGINIELEDE from the coding sequence ATGGTTTACTCCTATACCGAGAAAAAACGTATTCGTAAGGATTTTGGTAAACGTCCGCAGGTGCTGGATGTTCCATATCTCCTTTCTATCCAGCTTGACTCGTTCCAGAAGTTTATCGAGCAAGATCCTGAGGGGCAGAACGGTCTGGAAGCGGCTTTCCGTTCCGTATTCCCGATTCAGAGTTATAGCGGTAACTCCGAGCTGCAGTACGTCAGCTACCGCCTTGGCGAACCTGTGTTCGATGTTAAAGAGTGCCAGATTCGCGGCGTGACCTTTTCGGCACCGCTGCGTGTGAAACTGCGCCTGGTGATCTACGAGCGTGAAGCGCCGGAAGGCACCGTAAAAGACATCAAAGAGCAGGAAGTCTACATGGGCGAAATTCCGCTCATGACTGACAACGGTACCTTCGTTATCAACGGTACCGAGCGTGTTATCGTTTCTCAGCTGCATCGCAGCCCGGGCGTCTTCTTTGACAGCGATAAAGGGAAAACCCACTCTTCGGGTAAAGTGCTGTATAACGCACGTATCATCCCTTACCGTGGCTCCTGGCTGGATTTCGAATTCGATCCGAAAGACAACCTGTTCGTCCGTATTGACCGCCGTCGTAAACTGCCGGCCTCCATCATTCTGCGCGCCCTGAACTACACCTCTGAGCAGATTCTCGATCTGTTCTTCGAAAAAGTGGTGTATGAGATCCGCGACAACAAGCTGCAGATGGAGCTGGTTCCGGAACGCCTGCGTGGCGAAACCGCCTCCTTCGACATCGAATCTGACGGCAAGGTCTACGTTGAGAAAGGTCGTCGTATCACCGCGCGCCATATCCGTCAGCTGGAAAAAGACGATGTGAAACACATCGAAGTTCCGGTTGAGTACATTGCAGGTAAAGTTGCCGCGAAGGATTATGTTGATGAATCCACCGGTGAGCTGATCTGCACGGCTAACATGGAGCTGTCGCTGGATCTGCTGGCGAAACTGAGCCAGGCCGGCCACAAGCGTATCGAGACCCTGTTCACCAACGATCTCGACCATGGCCCGTACATCTCCGAAACGCTGCGCGTTGACCCGACCAGCGATCGCCTGAGCGCGCTGGTTGAAATCTACCGCATGATGCGTCCTGGCGAGCCGCCGACGCGTGAAGCGGCTGAGAGCCTGTTCGAAAACCTGTTCTTCTCTGAAGACCGCTACGATCTGTCTGCGGTTGGCCGTATGAAGTTCAACCGTTCGCTGCTGCGTGACGAAGTTGAAGGTTCCGGCATCCTGAGCAAAGACGACATTATCGATGTGATGAGAAAGCTCATCGATATCCGTAACGGTAAAGGCGAAGTGGACGATATCGACCACCTCGGCAACCGTCGTATCCGCTCCGTAGGCGAAATGGCGGAAAACCAGTTCCGCGTTGGCCTGGTTCGTGTAGAGCGTGCGGTAAAAGAGCGTCTGTCTCTGGGCGACCTCGATACCCTGATGCCTCAGGATATGATCAACGCCAAGCCGATCTCCGCAGCGGTGAAAGAGTTCTTCGGTTCCAGCCAGCTTTCTCAGTTCATGGACCAGAACAACCCGCTGTCCGAGATTACCCATAAGCGTCGTATCTCTGCTCTGGGCCCGGGCGGTCTGACCCGCGAGCGTGCCGGCTTTGAAGTTCGAGACGTTCACCCGACCCACTACGGTCGCGTATGTCCTATCGAAACGCCGGAAGGTCCGAACATCGGTCTGATCAACTCCCTGTCCGTGTACGCGCAGACTAACGAGTATGGCTTCCTGGAAACGCCGTACCGTCGCGTTATCGATGGCAAGGTATCGGATGAGATTCACTACCTTTCCGCCATTGAAGAAGGCAACTTCGTTATCGCGCAGGCTAACGCCCCTCTGGATGACGACGGCGCTTTCGTCGACGACCTGGTAACCTGCCGTAACAAAGGCGAGTCCAGCCTGTTCAGCAACGATCAGGTTGACTATATGGACGTATCCACCCAGCAGGTGGTTTCCGTTGGTGCCTCCCTGATTCCGTTCCTGGAGCACGATGACGCAAACCGTGCATTGATGGGTGCGAACATGCAGCGTCAGGCTGTACCGACCCTGCGTGCTGACAAGCCGCTGGTTGGTACTGGTATGGAGCGCGCCGTTGCCGTTGACTCCGGTGTAACCGCCGTTGCCAAACGCGGTGGTGTGGTGCAGTACGTTGACGCCTCCCGTATCGTTATCAAGGTTAATGAAGATGAGATGTATCCGGGCGAAGCGGGCATCGACATCTACAACCTGACCAAATACACCCGTTCTAACCAGAACACCTGCATCAACCAGATGCCTTGTGTCTCTCTGGGTGAGCCGGTAGAGCGCGGAGACGTGCTGGCCGACGGTCCGTCCACCGATCTGGGCGAACTGGCGCTGGGCCAGAACATGCGCGTCGCGTTCATGCCGTGGAACGGTTACAACTTCGAGGACTCCATCCTCGTATCCGAGCGCGTGGTGCAGGAAGACAGATTCACCACCATCCACATTCAGGAACTGGCCTGTGTGTCTCGTGACACCAAGCTGGGGCCGGAAGAGATCACCGCGGATATTCCGAACGTGGGTGAAGCTGCGCTCTCTAAACTGGATGAATCCGGTATCGTCTACATCGGTGCGGAAGTCACCGGCGGTGATATCCTGGTCGGTAAGGTAACGCCGAAAGGTGAAACCCAGCTGACCCCGGAAGAGAAGCTGCTGCGCGCCATCTTCGGTGAGAAAGCGTCTGACGTTAAAGACTCTTCTCTGCGCGTGCCGAATGGCGTATCCGGTACCGTTATCGACGTTCAGGTCTTTACCCGCGATGGCGTAGAAAAAGACAAGCGTGCTCTGGAAATCGAAGAGATGCAGCTCAAGCAGGCTAAGAAAGACCTGTCTGAAGAACTGCAGATCCTTGAGGCCGGTCTGTTTAGTCGTATCTACGCGGTGCTGGTTGCCGGTGGTGTGGAAGCCGAGAAGCTCGACAAGCTGCCGCGCGACCGCTGGCTGGAACTGGGCCTGACCGACGAAGATAAACAGAACCAGCTGGAACAGCTGGCTGAGCAGTACGATGAACTGAAACATGAGTTCGAGAAGAAACTGGAAGCCAAACGTCGCAAGATCACTCAGGGCGACGACCTGGCACCGGGCGTACTGAAGATCGTTAAGGTCTATCTGGCCGTTAAACGTCAGATCCAGCCGGGTGACAAGATGGCAGGCCGTCACGGTAACAAAGGTGTTATCTCCAAGATCAACCCGATCGAAGATATGCCTTACGACGAAAACGGCACGCCGGTTGATATCGTACTGAACCCGCTGGGCGTACCGTCGCGTATGAACATCGGTCAGATCCTGGAAACCCACCTGGGTATGGCTGCCAAAGGCATCGGCGATAAGATCAACGCGATGCTCAAGCAGCAGCAGGAAGTGGCGAAGCTGCGTGAGTTCATCCAGCGCGCTTACGATCTGGGCATGGATGTTCGTCAGCGCGTCGATCTGAACACCTTCAGCGATGATGAGGTTCTGCGTCTGGCTGAAAACCTGCGTAAGGGTATGCCGATTGCAACGCCAGTGTTCGACGGTGCGAAAGAGGCAGAGATCAAAGAGCTTCTGAAGCTGGGTGACCTGCCGACCTCCGGTCAGATCACGCTGTACGATGGCCGTACCGGCGAGCAGTTTGAGCGTTCGGTAACCGTTGGCTACATGTACATGCTGAAACTGAACCACCTGGTTGACGATAAGATGCACGCGCGTTCCACCGGTTCTTACAGCCTCGTTACTCAGCAGCCGCTGGGTGGTAAGGCGCAGTTCGGTGGTCAGCGCTTCGGTGAGATGGAAGTGTGGGCGCTGGAAGCTTACGGCGCCGCCTACACCCTGCAGGAAATGCTGACCGTGAAGTCTGATGACGTGAACGGCCGTACTAAGATGTATAAGAACATCGTAGATGGCAATCACCAGATGGAACCGGGCATGCCGGAATCCTTCAACGTACTGTTGAAAGAGATCCGTTCGCTGGGTATCAACATCGAACTGGAAGACGAGTAA
- the rpoC gene encoding DNA-directed RNA polymerase subunit beta': MKDLLKFLKAQTKTEEFDAIKIALASPDMIRSWSFGEVKKPETINYRTFKPERDGLFCARIFGPVKDYECLCGKYKRLKHRGVICEKCGVEVTQTKVRRERMGHIELASPTAHIWFLKSLPSRIGLLLDMPLRDIERVLYFESYVVIEGGMTNLERSQILTEEQYLDALEEFGDEFDAKMGAEAIQALLKAMDLEQECETLREELNETNSETKRKKLTKRIKLLEAFVQSGNKPEWMILTVLPVLPPDLRPLVPLDGGRFATSDLNDLYRRVINRNNRLKRLLDLAAPDIIVRNEKRMLQEAVDALLDNGRRGRAITGSNKRPLKSLADMIKGKQGRFRQNLLGKRVDYSGRSVITVGPYLRLHQCGLPKKMALELFKPFIYGKLELRGLATTIKAAKKMVEREEAVVWDILDEVIREHPVLLNRAPTLHRLGIQAFEPVLIEGKAIQLHPLVCAAYNADFDGDQMAVHVPLTLEAQLEARALMMSTNNILSPANGEPIIVPSQDVVLGLYYMTRDKINAKGEGMVLTGPKEAERIYRAGLAELHARVKVRITEYEKDAQGEFVAKTSLIDTTVGRAILWMIVPKGLPFSIVNQALGKKAISRMLNTCYRILGLKPTVIFADQTMYTGFAYAARSGASVGIDDMVIPAKKAEIINEAEAEVAEIQEQFQSGLVTAGERYNKVIDIWAAANDRVSRAMMENLQTETVINRDGEEEQQVSFNSIYMMADSGARGSAAQIRQLAGMRGLMAKPDGSIIETPITANFREGLNVLQYFISTHGARKGLADTALKTANSGYLTRRLVDVAQDLVVTEDDCGTHEGILMTPVIEGGDVKEPLRDRVLGRVTAEDVLKPGTADILVPRNTLLNEQWCEVLEENSVDSVKVRSVVACDTDFGVCAHCYGRDLARGHIINKGEAIGVIAAQSIGEPGTQLTMRTFHIGGAASRAAAESSIQVKNKGSLKLVNAKTVVNSSEKLVITSRNTELRLIDEFGRTKESYKVPYGAVLAKGDGEPVNAGETVANWDPHTMPVITEVAGFIRFTDMIDGQTVTRQTDELTGLSSIVVLDSAERTAGGKDLRPALKIVDANGDDVLIPGTDMPAQYFLPGKAIVQLDDGVQISGGDTLARIPQESGGTKDITGGLPRVADLFEARRPKEPAILAEIGGIISFGKETKGKRRLVITPVDGSDPYEEMIPKWRQLNVFEGERVERGDVVSDGPEAPHDILRLRGVQAVTRYIVNEVQDVYRLQGVKINDKHIEVIVRQMLRKATIMNAGSSEFLEGEQVEYSRVKIANRDLEAEGKISATYMRDLLGITKASLATESFISAASFQETTRVLTEAAVAGKRDELRGLKENVIVGRLIPAGTGYAYHQDRMRRRAAGETPVVPQVSAEEASASLAELLNAGLGGSDNE, from the coding sequence GTGAAAGACTTATTAAAGTTTCTGAAAGCGCAAACTAAAACCGAAGAGTTTGATGCGATCAAAATTGCTCTGGCTTCGCCAGACATGATCCGTTCCTGGTCTTTCGGTGAAGTTAAAAAGCCGGAAACCATTAACTACCGTACGTTCAAGCCGGAACGTGACGGTCTGTTCTGCGCCCGCATTTTCGGGCCGGTAAAAGACTATGAGTGCCTGTGCGGTAAGTACAAGCGCCTGAAGCACCGCGGCGTTATCTGTGAAAAATGTGGTGTTGAAGTTACTCAGACCAAAGTACGTCGTGAGCGTATGGGTCACATTGAGCTGGCTTCTCCGACCGCGCACATCTGGTTCCTGAAGTCGCTGCCGTCCCGTATCGGTCTGCTGCTGGATATGCCGCTGCGCGACATTGAGCGCGTGCTGTACTTCGAATCCTATGTGGTTATCGAAGGCGGTATGACCAACCTGGAACGTAGCCAGATCCTGACTGAAGAGCAGTATCTGGATGCGCTGGAAGAGTTCGGTGACGAATTCGACGCCAAGATGGGTGCCGAAGCGATCCAGGCGCTGCTGAAAGCGATGGATCTGGAGCAGGAGTGTGAAACCCTGCGCGAAGAGCTGAATGAAACCAACTCAGAAACCAAACGTAAGAAGCTGACCAAGCGCATCAAGCTGCTGGAAGCCTTCGTACAGTCCGGCAACAAGCCGGAGTGGATGATTCTGACCGTTCTGCCGGTTCTGCCGCCGGACCTGCGTCCGCTGGTACCGCTGGATGGCGGCCGCTTCGCGACTTCCGATCTCAACGATCTGTATCGCCGTGTGATCAACCGTAACAACCGTCTGAAACGCCTGCTGGATCTGGCTGCGCCGGATATCATCGTACGCAACGAAAAGCGTATGCTGCAGGAAGCGGTCGACGCCTTGCTGGATAACGGTCGTCGCGGTCGCGCCATCACGGGCTCTAACAAGCGTCCGCTGAAATCTCTGGCCGACATGATCAAAGGTAAACAGGGTCGTTTCCGTCAGAACCTGCTGGGTAAACGTGTCGACTACTCCGGTCGTTCCGTTATCACCGTAGGTCCGTACCTGCGTCTGCATCAGTGCGGTCTGCCGAAGAAAATGGCGCTGGAGCTGTTCAAGCCGTTCATCTACGGCAAGCTGGAGCTGCGTGGCCTTGCTACCACGATCAAAGCGGCCAAGAAAATGGTCGAGCGCGAAGAAGCAGTAGTATGGGATATCCTGGATGAAGTTATCCGTGAGCACCCGGTACTGCTGAACCGTGCGCCGACCCTGCATCGTCTGGGTATCCAGGCGTTCGAGCCGGTACTGATCGAAGGTAAAGCTATTCAGCTTCACCCGCTGGTGTGTGCGGCGTACAACGCCGACTTCGATGGTGACCAGATGGCGGTACACGTTCCGCTGACCCTGGAAGCCCAGCTCGAAGCTCGTGCGCTGATGATGTCTACCAACAACATCTTGTCGCCGGCGAACGGTGAGCCGATCATCGTACCGTCTCAGGACGTGGTTCTGGGTCTGTACTACATGACCCGTGACAAGATTAACGCCAAAGGCGAAGGCATGGTGCTGACTGGCCCGAAAGAGGCTGAGCGTATTTATCGCGCTGGCCTGGCTGAGCTGCACGCCCGCGTTAAGGTACGTATCACTGAGTATGAAAAAGATGCTCAGGGTGAGTTCGTGGCCAAAACCAGCCTGATCGACACCACCGTTGGTCGTGCGATCCTGTGGATGATCGTGCCGAAAGGCCTGCCGTTCTCCATCGTCAACCAGGCGCTGGGTAAGAAAGCGATCTCCAGGATGCTGAACACCTGTTACCGCATCCTGGGCTTGAAGCCGACCGTTATCTTCGCTGACCAGACCATGTATACCGGCTTTGCCTATGCAGCACGTTCTGGTGCTTCCGTTGGTATCGACGATATGGTTATCCCGGCTAAGAAAGCCGAGATCATCAATGAAGCGGAAGCTGAAGTGGCGGAAATTCAGGAGCAGTTCCAGTCTGGTCTGGTTACCGCTGGCGAACGCTACAACAAAGTTATCGATATCTGGGCAGCGGCCAACGACCGCGTATCCCGCGCGATGATGGAAAACCTGCAGACCGAAACCGTTATCAACCGTGACGGTGAAGAAGAGCAGCAGGTCTCCTTCAACAGCATCTATATGATGGCCGACTCCGGTGCGCGTGGTTCTGCGGCACAGATTCGTCAGCTGGCTGGTATGCGTGGTCTGATGGCGAAGCCGGATGGCTCCATCATCGAAACGCCGATCACCGCGAACTTCCGTGAAGGTCTGAACGTACTCCAGTACTTCATCTCGACCCACGGTGCTCGTAAAGGTCTGGCGGATACCGCACTGAAAACGGCGAACTCCGGTTACCTGACTCGTCGTCTGGTCGACGTGGCGCAGGATCTGGTGGTCACCGAAGACGACTGTGGTACCCACGAAGGTATCCTGATGACGCCGGTTATCGAAGGTGGTGACGTTAAAGAACCGCTGCGCGACCGCGTTCTGGGTCGTGTGACCGCGGAAGACGTGCTGAAGCCGGGTACTGCAGATATTCTGGTACCGCGCAACACGCTGCTGAACGAACAGTGGTGTGAAGTGCTGGAAGAGAACTCTGTCGACAGCGTGAAAGTGCGTTCTGTTGTTGCCTGTGACACCGACTTCGGCGTCTGCGCCCACTGCTACGGTCGTGACCTGGCACGTGGTCACATCATCAACAAAGGTGAGGCCATCGGCGTTATCGCAGCACAGTCCATCGGTGAGCCGGGTACTCAGCTGACCATGCGTACCTTCCACATCGGTGGTGCGGCATCTCGTGCGGCAGCTGAATCCAGCATCCAGGTGAAGAACAAAGGTAGCCTGAAACTGGTTAACGCCAAGACGGTTGTGAACTCCAGCGAAAAACTGGTGATCACCTCTCGTAACACCGAACTGCGTCTGATCGACGAATTCGGCCGTACCAAAGAGAGCTATAAAGTGCCTTACGGTGCAGTACTGGCGAAGGGCGATGGCGAACCGGTTAACGCGGGCGAAACCGTGGCGAACTGGGATCCGCACACCATGCCGGTTATCACCGAGGTGGCTGGTTTCATCCGCTTCACCGACATGATCGACGGCCAGACCGTAACGCGTCAGACCGACGAACTGACCGGCCTGTCCTCCATCGTGGTTCTGGATTCCGCAGAGCGTACGGCGGGTGGTAAAGATCTGCGTCCGGCACTGAAGATCGTTGACGCTAACGGCGACGACGTATTGATTCCGGGCACCGACATGCCGGCACAGTACTTCCTGCCGGGTAAAGCGATTGTTCAGCTCGACGATGGTGTACAGATCAGCGGCGGTGACACCCTGGCGCGTATTCCGCAGGAATCTGGCGGTACCAAGGATATCACCGGTGGTCTGCCGCGCGTTGCCGACCTGTTCGAAGCACGTCGTCCGAAAGAGCCGGCAATCCTGGCAGAAATCGGCGGTATTATCTCCTTCGGTAAAGAGACCAAAGGCAAGCGCCGTCTGGTTATCACGCCGGTAGACGGTAGCGATCCGTACGAAGAGATGATTCCGAAGTGGCGTCAGCTGAACGTGTTTGAAGGTGAGCGCGTAGAGCGTGGTGACGTGGTTTCTGATGGTCCGGAAGCACCGCACGATATTCTGCGTCTGCGTGGCGTTCAGGCCGTGACTCGCTACATCGTTAACGAAGTGCAGGACGTATACCGTCTGCAGGGCGTTAAGATCAACGATAAGCACATCGAAGTTATCGTTCGTCAGATGCTGCGTAAAGCGACCATCATGAATGCGGGCAGCTCCGAGTTCCTGGAAGGTGAGCAGGTGGAATACTCCCGCGTCAAGATCGCCAACCGCGATCTGGAAGCCGAAGGCAAAATCAGCGCGACTTACATGCGCGATCTGCTGGGTATCACCAAAGCGTCTCTGGCGACTGAGTCCTTCATCTCCGCGGCATCGTTCCAGGAGACCACTCGCGTGCTGACCGAAGCAGCCGTTGCGGGCAAACGCGACGAACTGCGCGGTCTGAAAGAGAACGTTATCGTAGGTCGACTGATTCCGGCGGGTACTGGCTATGCCTACCACCAGGATCGTATGCGTCGTCGCGCGGCTGGCGAAACGCCGGTTGTGCCGCAGGTCAGCGCGGAAGAAGCTTCCGCCAGCCTGGCAGAACTGCTGAATGCAGGTCTGGGCGGCTCCGACAACGAGTAA